One stretch of Ictalurus punctatus breed USDA103 chromosome 5, Coco_2.0, whole genome shotgun sequence DNA includes these proteins:
- the LOC108265680 gene encoding fibrinogen silencer-binding protein — MKMLTTMTYRMPNFTLEQKLYLLRKIHSVVDAVQDFRKDTNTTVYRNAVWAELAQAFNEAFPNRPPSSVGSLKTLWKRLKVECRVALQRRQEQQAAGMPLTALTQVQREVMVLVPNLISNIEDMDGDGSCALVTNSSPGAVTGGSNGNEQEDPDQNNEVDSKELVAIDLGLVSPAEPPQNSGTPPGSASSPPSNIFFSHSSTSRGTQQRSSVFYPSQSRAGSGSGSRSASTDPPLRASAVPQVAPSALAENSFLFRDSQGLDSGWEARRQEALEIEHQQTMSLLLLQQCVWEEKRRAARQKEKAARAKKRYYQAKLHKLGVEGQLSSSDSDEGREAPQT, encoded by the exons ATGAAGATGCTCACCACCATGACATACCGAATGCCCAACTTCACCCTGGAGCAGAAGCTCTACCTGCTCCGGAAGATCCACAGCGTGGTGGACGCTGTGCAGGACTTCCGCAAGGACACCAACACCACTGTGTACCGTAATGCTGTGTGGGCCGAACTGGCACAGGCCTTCAACGAGGCCTTCCCCAACCGGCCGCCCAGCAGCGTTGGCTCTCTCAAGACCCTGTGGAAGCGGCTGAAGGTGGAGTGTCGCGTGGCTTTGCAGAGACGTCAGGAACAGCAGGCAGCCGGCATGCCTCTCACTGCCCTCACTCAG GTGCAGCGGGAGGTGATGGTTCTGGTGCCAAACCTGATCTCCAACATTGAGGACATGGATGGAGATGGCAGCTGTGCCTTGGTCACAAACAGCTCACCTggagcag TGACTGGGGGTTCCAATGGGAATGAGCAGGAGGATCCTGACCAAAACAAT GAAGTTGACAGTAAAGAGCTTGTAGCCATCGACCTCGGCTTAGTCTCGCCTGCTGAACCACCACAAAACTCTGGGACACCTCCTGGTTCTGCATCCTCTCCCCCCTCCAATATCTTCTTCTCTCACTCCAGCACTTCGAGGGGCACCCAGCAGCGCTCTTCTGTCTTCTATCCCAGCCAATCTAGAGCTGGCTCAGGATCAGGGTCGAGATCTGCGAGCACCGACCCGCCACTCAGAGCATCAGCAGTACCTCAGGTCGCCCCCTCTGCACTAGCGGAGAACTCGTTTTTGTTTCGGGACTCTCAGGGGCTGGACTCTGGCTGGGAGGCGCGCAGACAGGAGGCACTTGAGATCGAGCACCAGCAGACCATGAGCCTGCTTCtgctgcagcagtgtgtgtgggaggagaagaggagagccGCCCGGCAGAAGGAGAAGGCAGCGCGGGCCAAGAAGCGCTACTATCAGGCCAAACTGCACAAACTGGGGGTTGAGGGTCAGCTTTCCAGCAGCGACAGCGATGAGGGGAGAGAGGCCCCCCAAACATGA